The following coding sequences lie in one Acidobacteriota bacterium genomic window:
- a CDS encoding sodium-dependent transporter, with amino-acid sequence MTTESRGTWGSQMGFILAAAGSAVGLGHIWRFPYVTGENGGAAFVLLYIASVFIIGVPILFAELTLGRRAQLNPVGAIKKVAPRSNWKYLGYLGVSCGLFILSYYALIAGWTFGYIFKTLLGNTVSFQQFAGNAPLNALLYLAFILMTIGVVYGGVQGGIERWSKILMPILPIILLFIIIYSLTLPGSMAGLRFYLRPDFAGVTGNTVLIALGQAFFANSLGMGAMVTYGSYLDKKQNIISSGIGVVSFGILISFLAGLAIFPAVFAMGKSPAAGPELVFVVLPEIFRMMPGGILVGTLFFILLSIAALTSTISLLEVPVAFLIDEKNMRRKVATWLVGGTTVLFGIPSALSFGASDFFTSLPIFGGISFFGMMDYIFGNIALPLGGVMFAFLVGWRWGIPEAVKEICLGNEKFLGIQSKVWAVLLKYFCPVVILLVLLRSSGLLGLLGL; translated from the coding sequence ATGACGACGGAATCGCGCGGAACCTGGGGATCTCAAATGGGCTTCATTCTGGCCGCCGCCGGATCGGCGGTGGGATTGGGCCACATCTGGCGCTTTCCCTATGTGACCGGAGAAAACGGAGGCGCCGCGTTTGTCCTTCTCTACATTGCGAGCGTCTTCATCATCGGCGTCCCGATTCTGTTCGCCGAGCTGACGCTGGGCCGGCGCGCCCAACTCAATCCGGTCGGCGCGATCAAAAAAGTGGCTCCGCGAAGCAACTGGAAATACCTCGGCTATCTCGGCGTCTCATGCGGACTTTTCATCCTCTCCTACTACGCACTCATCGCGGGCTGGACGTTCGGTTATATCTTCAAAACGCTTCTGGGCAATACGGTCAGCTTCCAGCAGTTCGCAGGCAACGCGCCTCTGAACGCGCTGCTCTACCTGGCTTTCATTCTCATGACGATCGGAGTGGTCTACGGGGGCGTGCAGGGCGGCATCGAGCGTTGGTCGAAGATTCTCATGCCGATTCTGCCGATCATTCTCCTGTTCATCATCATCTATTCGCTGACGCTTCCCGGATCCATGGCCGGCCTGCGCTTTTATCTGCGTCCTGATTTCGCCGGTGTCACCGGAAACACCGTTCTCATCGCCCTGGGCCAGGCCTTTTTCGCCAACAGCCTCGGCATGGGGGCCATGGTCACTTACGGAAGCTATCTCGACAAGAAGCAGAATATCATCAGCTCGGGAATCGGCGTCGTGTCCTTCGGCATCCTGATTTCCTTTCTGGCCGGGCTGGCCATCTTTCCGGCCGTCTTCGCCATGGGAAAAAGTCCTGCGGCCGGTCCCGAACTCGTCTTCGTCGTGCTGCCTGAGATCTTCCGGATGATGCCCGGCGGCATCCTGGTCGGGACGCTGTTTTTTATTCTGCTTTCCATCGCCGCCCTGACCTCGACGATTTCGCTCCTCGAGGTGCCTGTGGCGTTCCTGATCGACGAGAAAAACATGCGCCGCAAGGTCGCCACGTGGCTTGTCGGCGGGACCACCGTTCTGTTCGGCATCCCCTCGGCCCTCTCCTTCGGCGCCTCGGACTTCTTCACGAGCCTGCCGATTTTCGGAGGCATCTCCTTTTTCGGCATGATGGACTACATTTTCGGCAATATCGCCCTCCCGCTTGGCGGGGTGATGTTCGCTTTTCTGGTGGGTTGGCGCTGGGGTATCCCCGAGGCGGTCAAGGAGATCTGCCTGGGCAACGAGAAATTTCTCGGCATTCAGTCCAAGGTCTGGGCCGTGCTGCTGAAATACTTCTGTCCCGTTGTCATCCTTCTCGTTTTGCTCCGTTCGTCCGGACTTCTCGGTCTTCTGGGTCTGTAA